From one Rosa rugosa chromosome 4, drRosRugo1.1, whole genome shotgun sequence genomic stretch:
- the LOC133743090 gene encoding small ribosomal subunit protein uS9 → MAAAVPAKESVQCFGRKKTAVAVTYCKRGRGLIKINGCPIELVEPEILRFKAYEPILLLGRHRFADVDMRIRVKGGGHTSQIYAIRQSIAKALVAFYQKYVDEQSKKEIKDILVRYDRTLLVADPRRCEPKKFGGRGARARFQKSYR, encoded by the coding sequence ATGGCGGCCGCTGTTCCAGCAAAGGAGTCCGTTCAGTGCTTCGGTCGCAAGAAGACCGCCGTGGCCGTCACCTACTGCAAGCGCGGCCGTGGCCTCATCAAGATCAACGGCTGCCCAATCGAGCTCGTCGAGCCGGAGATCCTCCGGTTCAAGGCCTACGAGCCCATCCTCCTCCTCGGACGACACCGTTTCGCCGACGTCGACATGCGCATCCGTGTGAAGGGCGGAGGCCACACTTCTCAGATCTACGCCATCCGTCAGAGCATCGCGAAGGCCCTGGTGGCTTTCTACCAGAAGTACGTGGATGAGCAGAGCAAGAAGGAGATTAAGGACATTCTGGTCAGGTACGACAGGACTCTCCTCGTCGCTGATCCCAGGCGCTGCGAGCCCAAGAAGTTCGGTGGCCGTGGTGCTCGTGCCAGGTTCCAGAAGTCTTACCGTtga
- the LOC133743089 gene encoding uncharacterized protein LOC133743089: protein MKKRGTLGFEDSKAVFGLLRAEQRPLEEIVSDFTSIFSHAFHFIPCFSLSLLLQDKKMLSSTQRLIAFALLHQAHASQKPSSNPFINLIISAACDVEAEKCERAFVLQLLQLSGSDGSNTGKELLKQSAADYIKNFDSSMHVFPQQEHLQQQYADKVHPEPYSSPFKDGSIKNVVADPDLPSGCDTNSSEFDLQPGAKPKVGAGDKDETVLGLLSNLALEGLGPHWSRPIPPRLPVQDDELVWLNPVDNHELLWDDGMCVDTSRGAAVRDLIAKALKGPLVPAQQEQVLMELTNDPKLVYHCGLTPRKLPELVENNPLIAVEVLTKLINSPEIAEYFTVLVNMDMSLHSMEVVNRLTTAVELPSEFIHMYITNCISSCENIKDKYMQNRLVRLVCVFLQSLIRNNIINVKDLFIEVQAFCIEFSRIREAAALFRLLKSLE, encoded by the exons atgaagaagaggggGACTCTGGGGTTCGAAGATTCCAAGGCCGTGTTTGGACTGCTCAGAGCAGAGCAACGACCACTCGAAGAGATCGTCTCCGACTTCACCTCTATTTTCTCTCACGCCTTCCATTTCATTCCTTGCTTCTCCCTCTCCCTCCTCTTACag GATAAGAAGATGCTGAGTTCCACCCAACGCTTGATTGCATTTGCTTTACTTCATCAGGCTCATGCTTCCCAGAAACCTTCCTCGAATCCGTTCATAAATTTGATTATAAGT GCTGCATGCGATGTTGAAGCTGAAAAATGTGAGAGGGCATTTGTTCTGCAGCTATTACAACTATCCGGGTCTGATGGCTCTAATACTGGCAAAGAG CTTCTTAAACAGTCCGCGGCAGATTACATTAAAAATTTTGATTCTTCGATGCAT GTCTTCCCGCAACAGGAACATCTGCAGCAGCAGTATGCAGATAAAGTCCATCCAGAACCATATAGTTCTCCATTCAAGGATGGTTCTATCAAAAATGTGGTAGCGGACCCTGATCTTCCTTCTGGTTGTGATACCAACTCATCAGA GTTTGATCTACAACCTGGAGCAAAACCTAAAGTCGGTGCTGGAGATAAAGACGAGACGGTGCTTGGCTTGCTGTCCAATCTAGCGCTGGAAGGATTAGGTCCTCACTGGAGTAGGCCTATTCCTCCGAGACTTCCAGTTCAGGACGATGAA CTAGTGTGGCTCAACCCAGTTGACAATCATGAACTTTTATGGGATGATGGTATGTGTGTTGATACCAGCAGAGGTGCAGCTGTAAGGGACTTGATTGCTAAAGCTTTGAAGGGACCACTTGTGCCTGCACAACAAGAG CAAGTCTTGATGGAGTTGACAAATGACCCGAAACTTGTATATCACTGTGGGCTGACACCAAGAAAGCTGCCG GAACTGGTGGAAAATAATCCCCTAATTGCAGTTGAAGTTCTCACCAAGTTGATAAACTCCCCTGAAATTGCAGA ATATTTTACAGTGCTCGTCAATATGGACATGAGTCTACACTCCATGGAAGTTGTGAACCGGCTTACGACAGCTGTTGAACTTCCTTCTGAGTTCATACATATGTACATAACCAATTGTATATCTTCGTGTGAGAACATCAAG GACAAGTACATGCAGAACAGACTTGTGAGGCTTGTTTGTGTATTTCTGCAGAGCCTTATCCGAAACAACATTATAAATG TTAAGGATCTTTTCATTGAAGTGCAAGCTTTTTGCATTGAGTTCTCCCGGATTAGAGAAGCAGCTGCACTCTTTAGGCTCCTAAAATCCTTGGAATGA